In Uranotaenia lowii strain MFRU-FL chromosome 2, ASM2978415v1, whole genome shotgun sequence, one genomic interval encodes:
- the LOC129744122 gene encoding uncharacterized protein DDB_G0271670-like, translating to SSSSSSSSSSSSSSSSSSSSSSSSSSSSSSSSSSSSSSSSSSSSSSSSSSSSSSSSSSSSSSSSSSSSSSSSSSSSSSSSSSSSSSFSSSSSFSSSSSSSSSSSSCSCASSSSSSSSSSSSSSSSSSSSSSSSSSSSSSSSSSSSSSSSSSSSSSSSSSSSSSSSSSSSSSSSSSSSSSSSSSSSSSSSSSSSSSSSSSSSSSSSSSSSSSSSSSSSSSSSSSSSSSSSSSSSSSSSSSSSSSSSSSSSSSSSSSSSSSSSSSSSSSSSSSSSSSSSSSSSSSSSSSSSSSSSSSSSSSSSSSSSSSSSSSSSSSSSSSSSSSCSSSSSSSSSSSSSSSSSSSSSSSSSSSSSSSSSSSSSSSSSSSSSSSSSSSSSSSSSSSSSSSSSSSSSSSSFSSSSSFSSSSSSSSSSSSCSCASSSSSSSSSSSSSSSSSSSSSSSSSSSSSSSSSSSSSSSSSSSSSSSSSSSSSSSSSSSSSSSSSSSSSSSSSSSSSSSSSSSSSSSSSSSSSSSSSSSSSSSSSSSSSSSSSSSSSSSSSSSSSSSSSSSSSSSSSSSSSSSSSSSSSS from the coding sequence tctagttctagttctagttctagttctagttctagttctagttctagttctagttctagttctagttctagttctagttctagttctagttctagttctagttctagttctagttctagttctagttctagttctagttctagttctagttctagttctagttctagttctagttctagttctagttctagttctagttctagttctagttctagttctagttctagttctagttctagttctagttctagttctagttttagttctagttctagttttagttctagttctagttctagttctagttctagttcttgttcttgtgctagttctagttctagttctagttctagttctagttctagttctagttctagttctagttctagttctagttctagttctagttctagttctagttctagttctagttctagttctagttctagttctagttctagttctagttctagttctagttctagttctagttctagttctagttctagttctagttctagttctagttctagttctagttctagttctagttctagttctagttctagttctagttctagttctagttctagttctagttctagttctagttctagttctagttctagttctagttctagttctagttctagttctagttctagttctagttctagttctagttctagttctagttctagttctagttctagttctagttctagttctagttctagttctagttctagttctagttctagttctagttctagttctagttctagttctagttctagttctagttctagttctagttctagttctagttctagttctagttctagttctagttctagttctagttctagttctagttctagttctagttctagttctagttctagttctagttctagttctagttctagttctagttctagttctagttctagttctagttctagttcttgttctagttctagttctagttctagttctagttctagttctagttctagttctagttctagttctagttctagttctagttctagttctagttctagttctagttctagttctagttctagttctagttctagttctagttctagttctagttctagttctagttctagttctagttctagttctagttctagttctagttctagttctagttctagttttagttctagttctagttttagttctagttctagttctagttctagttctagttcttgttcttgtgctagttctagttctagttctagttctagttctagttctagttctagttctagttctagttctagttctagttctagttctagttctagttctagttctagttctagttctagttctagttctagttctagttctagttctagttctagttctagttctagttctagttctagttctagttctagttctagttctagttctagttctagttctagttctagttctagttctagttctagttctagttctagttctagttctagttctagttctagttctagttctagttctagttctagttctagttctagttctagttctagttctagttctagttctagttctagttctagttctagttctagttctagttctagttctagttctagttctagttctagttctagttctagttctagttctagttctagttctagttctagttctagttct